A window of the uncultured Methanobrevibacter sp. genome harbors these coding sequences:
- a CDS encoding KH domain-containing protein, translated as MPETDYLKIPQNRVGALIGSNGNVKKSIEKATGTILDIDSDEGTVYITPRDDMEDPLGVWNANHIVKAVARGFNPEVALKLVSDDIYLEVISLPLYIGKSKKALARHKGRIIGKDGKTREIIMEMAEVDMAIYGKTVSLIGEMDNIMVAKEAIEMILNGSRHKSVYGFLEHKKEDLKMREFKDLVGIEDDKIEFKDGIDFDENDF; from the coding sequence ATGCCAGAAACAGATTATTTGAAAATACCTCAAAACAGAGTGGGGGCTTTAATCGGAAGCAATGGTAATGTTAAAAAATCCATTGAAAAAGCAACTGGAACCATCCTTGACATTGACAGCGATGAAGGTACAGTATATATCACACCTAGAGATGACATGGAAGACCCATTAGGAGTCTGGAATGCAAATCACATAGTAAAAGCGGTAGCACGAGGATTCAATCCGGAAGTTGCCCTCAAGCTAGTGAGTGATGATATTTATTTAGAAGTTATAAGTTTGCCATTATACATTGGAAAATCCAAAAAGGCCCTTGCAAGACACAAAGGTAGAATCATTGGAAAAGACGGAAAAACACGTGAAATAATCATGGAAATGGCTGAAGTTGATATGGCAATCTATGGAAAGACCGTTTCACTCATCGGTGAGATGGACAACATCATGGTTGCAAAGGAAGCCATTGAAATGATACTTAACGGATCAAGACACAAATCCGTCTACGGATTTTTGGAACATAAAAAAGAAGACTTGAAAATGAGAGAATTCAAGGATCTTGTCGGAATTGAAGACGATAAAATCGAATTCAAGGACGGCATAGACTTTGATGAGAATGATTTTTAG
- the top6B gene encoding DNA topoisomerase VI subunit B, which yields MAQEQLGLDWEEDFQRLTPSQFFRKNKQMLGFTGKIRSLTIVFHELITNSFDAAEESGILPDIDIELKRVDKEHYILRHKDNGPGIPEDYVMQVYCMMFAGSKFRNIQSRGQQGLGCSGCVLLSQMTTGKPARVISCYKDGDEIKGVKMKFQMDVENNRGILMEREDYPAESTGVCIELQFKDVSYSLAEQGAFEYIRRTMIGNPHAKITFRDPSGHKYIFKRAADVVPVQPKEVLPHPKGVSADDLMTMAKNTDSRRYKSMLTSSMSRMSAKRVDEIAEMTGIDMNKRPKDMTFPEAEAIVHCFKKMKFMAPPTDGLIPIGSEQIEKGMKQILKPEFVTTITRKPVTYAGGVSFIIEAGLAYGGDSGRVVNEKRKSEIMRFANRVPLTFDAGSCAITEALKSIDWKRYGLKDMDNTPLTLFVNIISTQVPYLSTGKQSVSPEPEIVHEIRQATMKLARQLQKHLRAKRAAKEKEQRSKVFEEYVPVIIEEAAKLGETGVPEYHEVLAKVTKRALAELLGEKVEEDEEEEELDAIIMEEVDEYGHAVEEGQSALDNFEEDDVEDGFED from the coding sequence TTGGCTCAAGAACAATTAGGACTTGATTGGGAAGAGGACTTTCAAAGGTTAACACCATCCCAATTCTTTAGAAAGAACAAGCAGATGTTAGGATTTACAGGTAAAATACGTTCCCTAACAATTGTTTTCCACGAATTGATTACAAACAGTTTTGATGCAGCTGAAGAATCCGGAATTCTGCCAGATATCGATATTGAATTAAAACGTGTCGATAAGGAACATTATATCCTAAGACATAAGGATAACGGTCCGGGAATTCCTGAAGACTATGTGATGCAGGTATACTGTATGATGTTTGCAGGATCAAAATTCAGAAACATCCAATCCAGAGGACAGCAAGGTTTAGGTTGTAGTGGATGTGTACTGCTTTCACAGATGACCACCGGTAAACCTGCCCGTGTAATTTCATGCTACAAAGACGGCGATGAAATTAAAGGGGTAAAAATGAAATTCCAGATGGATGTGGAAAACAACCGTGGAATTTTGATGGAAAGAGAAGACTATCCTGCTGAATCAACAGGAGTATGCATTGAACTGCAATTTAAAGACGTGTCATACTCTCTTGCAGAACAGGGTGCTTTCGAATACATCAGAAGAACCATGATTGGAAACCCTCATGCAAAAATCACATTCAGAGATCCATCAGGACACAAATATATATTTAAGAGGGCGGCAGATGTTGTTCCAGTACAACCAAAAGAAGTATTGCCACACCCTAAAGGAGTAAGCGCTGACGATTTAATGACCATGGCAAAAAATACCGATAGCAGAAGATACAAAAGTATGTTAACATCTTCAATGTCAAGAATGTCAGCTAAAAGAGTGGATGAAATTGCAGAAATGACTGGAATCGACATGAACAAACGTCCAAAAGATATGACATTCCCAGAAGCGGAAGCTATTGTGCACTGCTTCAAGAAAATGAAATTCATGGCACCACCAACCGACGGACTTATACCAATCGGATCAGAGCAAATCGAAAAGGGTATGAAGCAAATCCTAAAACCTGAATTCGTTACCACAATCACAAGAAAACCTGTTACCTATGCAGGTGGTGTATCATTCATTATCGAAGCGGGACTTGCATACGGTGGAGATTCCGGAAGAGTTGTTAATGAGAAAAGAAAATCTGAAATCATGAGATTTGCAAACAGAGTCCCATTAACATTCGATGCAGGAAGCTGTGCAATTACAGAAGCGCTCAAAAGTATTGACTGGAAACGTTACGGTCTTAAAGATATGGACAACACTCCTTTAACATTATTTGTTAACATTATTTCAACTCAGGTACCTTATCTTTCAACCGGTAAGCAAAGTGTATCCCCTGAACCTGAAATCGTGCACGAAATCAGACAGGCAACAATGAAATTAGCCCGCCAATTACAAAAACACTTAAGGGCTAAAAGAGCAGCTAAAGAAAAAGAACAACGTTCAAAAGTATTCGAAGAATACGTTCCAGTGATTATCGAAGAAGCTGCAAAACTTGGTGAAACCGGAGTTCCAGAATATCATGAAGTGCTTGCAAAGGTTACCAAAAGGGCTCTTGCAGAACTGCTTGGTGAAAAGGTTGAAGAAGACGAGGAAGAAGAAGAACTTGATGCAATCATCATGGAGGAAGTTGACGAGTACGGCCATGCAGTTGAAGAAGGTCAATCCGCATTAGACAACTTCGAAGAAGATGATGTAGAAGATGGTTTTGAAGATTAG